Within Wyeomyia smithii strain HCP4-BCI-WySm-NY-G18 chromosome 2, ASM2978416v1, whole genome shotgun sequence, the genomic segment gatttttgtcacctcacttgaggtggaatcgggaataggtctaaaaaagtgaagtgagcgtgagagtgaaatatatttcaccgtgaagtgactctcaTAATAAGCACCAATGTATTTATAGGTAAACATATTTACTCAACATATATTTTAGAAATTATGTTCAAACTCTTAGCGCCttcaattttgaagtagaatacttctctcaggaagttcggctacatagggatgtgaaatgaaaatctaaaaccaaaaaaagtgaaaaatatgtccaatttcaaatgctaataaatcggttagaattcgatggatttccttcgttcttgtagcaatagattggaaaatcttctaaggttcttcccaaatgaagataattgtaattttgttattcgcactattgtactattgaaaatagtcaagccttgtcaaaacgaaaaattcgacctctgattggtcgttatatgattgcttcccaagcacggtcgacagaatcatataccttgcaattgaaaacatgctatttggcctatattagagcttgtttcagccggagccgctcataatagttctagacagcgacaacagcagtcgttcttccttagcagcagcactagccctgtggttggtcaccacgtctcaggagcagttaattcccccactgttgaggcagctcaaaggttgtgatcaaCAACCGATTTTGacccgcaaaatgcctttttcaaggcaaataaacaaataattgaaggttaataattttctggcatcaacacaagcagacattctgtgcgggatgcaatcaaattctcttGTAGTTgtgtaatttttactttattcaataaaccccccactgtaggggcagcgcaaaggctgcgcattcacaaaagcagttagtttgactatgcagagctaatatgaagtcgatttaatcaatcagcataaacagaatttcgtcgtctcccagctgccaagttgcaacatgatgcaacacgcaacagcgagcaaacgaaatcgcttgatgttacaaaccgcaataagataaaaaaaaaacggttaaaGCCGTTGCGTgtatgagagcaccatcggtgtttattcgctggatacaaaaatcatatgcgaattgtggaataatttgtctgaagaacattagggaatggaacaactgaactgaaaggcgtggcctattacgtagcacccttcggctatagaagagtgtttctgggaaaactagctacattcattagtcggagggTGAGCTGGATAGacctccacaacgttgacagcagtagcagcagatatcagcactcagcagtaacagaatatagcagcgggtcgcgcctgtggctgccttcaaattaaacaaagcacttgccctgtggttggtcaccacgtctcaggcctctgcctgagtacgaacgccaacgcgagcgatcgggcgagatttttgccgtacatcagccggcacttcctctaatggaaaagttggatcattatgttcagaagaatatgactgtcggtaatattacagagatgcgattgcattatatccgatatggaattgaacaattgttcttttgaggacaaataaaacacttaatttgaagaattaatagttttgggtaccagtagcagtatggtaacagcctcagcggtaggtaatgtcggtacttccatgaggcggatgttataagcaagtaaatggaagcggcacggcgaaacagttcgggtgtgcttaagcctgtagtacactttttgtctaatggtcaaatatttgaccttctgacataatggtcaaatttatttgacatcatggttgttgtttgcccgtgtttgcatcatgttaaaattggcgagtgacaaacaattatctttgaccaaatttttatctgtcaaaaagtgacaaatatttgacgcttggtcaaagagtgtaatacaggctttagacgcgcgtcatttttcgttgttgatattattccccacatgaaacgacgcgctttcgtacgattgCGGCGGTataagcggtagatgcatttgccaacacttacttcagtaaagccgtgtttaattttcaatgtgaaaacacctttctattgtgttggccgtgcgcataaggcctctgccaggctaaacgcgaaaagcggccggaaccgattcgcccggccgtaggttaatgtacagccgtaagtagagctgtgtaaaagtattctacttcaaccttgcggtcgtggctttgcacacaaccctcctgtgattttttgttacaaaattcgTTAAATTTCCGACTGTTAGCGCACTGTTAAAATagtacaatttaaaatggttaGTATCCTGTTTATCTCGGATATATTTTCTCTTTCACAATTTATGTTGCTTGTAAACTTTGAATAGATGGTCACTGTATTTATAATTACAATTCATTGAACCACTAAGCCTTACTAGCTAATAAAATCCAAATGCGTTGCATGTATCCAGAACAAACACCTTTCTGcatgtcatttttttctaccGTTATTTTTCATATGTTGCTGAAGACCTCAGCATAACTGAGTTATATGGGAGGAAAAACATCGACAAACAACTGAAGAGCAAAATTTTGTTCCTATATTTATTTTGTGCTTATTacattatgattttttaaagtaTCGATAGACTGTGTGGTGGAGCAACCGGCTTACGAGCATGCAGAGCCTGTACCGAAGCGGGTATCGTCGTGCAACCGACGCATGAGTGCATCGTCTCGTGAATAAAAATGTCACAATCGATGCAAAACGTTTGTTCGCAAGCGTTGCATCGATAGATTGTCTTATCGACACTTTCATTGAACAGTTTCTGGCACCCATAGCATATGTTGGCCTGCTGTTGATATTGCAGTTCTTGGAACGGAGGAACTGGGAATAAGTGATGGTAGGATCGAGCCAGATGAGGAGCTGACGCTAGTGTTAATCCACAAGAGGCACATTCTACTGGAAGCTCGCAATATTTGCTGTAACACTGCGGACAGTGATATCCACCGGATGTGAGCTTTGCCGGTTCGTCCGCACTATCGATGTGACACATGCACATGGTTAAAAGTGGATCCTTGCCTGATTCGGTTTTTCCGTGCGGGAATCCCATTTTAATCATCGAACATTCCTGCTGACTCCCAGCCTGTGGGGGATCAATGTGCTGCAGCAATTGATCTTTAAAATGTGCATCATCCAAAACAGCACCGTATACACCACCTGTCTCAGTACTGAGGAATTTGCATACACGAACCTCTGCCGACAAACTGACCACCGAACAGCGAATTCCTTCGGATTTCAATGCATCTATAGTGATGTGAATATCTGTTGGGTCACATGTTGTCAAGCTACCCATCACAACTAAAACTTCACGACTAGCATGAGATGGAACCATCTTCAAAGTTTTTAATGCTAGCTCCAGGCCATTTTGAAGTGAAGGCTCACCGGTCAATGCAATCTTACTTAAATTGTTAACTGCCTTGATGTGCTTTCGACAGCTGCCGGCCAGTTCAGAAATCTTTTCTGCTCGTTTTGCCTTCATTGCTATAACGCCTAGTTGCGAAATAGGGTTCTGATCGAAAAACTCCTCTATAAACATCTCCAGCAGTTTAAGGGTACAAACGAATCTGGTTGGCTTCAAGTCCGGAACCGTCATTGCCTCGGAGCAATCCAGTATGATGTACAGATGCCGCATCATACCTAGTTTGCTGTATCCTTTCTTCATTGCTTGCCGTTTGCGCTTGGCTTTCTGGATGATCTCGGCTACGGAGCCTTCCACCAGACCATCGTCGTCCTCCTTGATTGCTTCCCTGAAGGATTTTTTTAGTGAATAATTTCAAGATGAAACATGTGCAACTTACCATGTTTTTTCGTAACCCGTTTCCCAACGATATTCCTTGGTCTCGTCTTCTTCTGCCATAGTGATTCTGGAGCAACAAATCTGCAGAAAATAAAGTATTTGTACAATTCTAAAAGAAATTTTCGCCTAAACGGTTTAAACACGCACCCAGCACACTGTGAAGCACgaatttaatgtctacaaatAAAAAGCAGTGCTGCGGTCGGGAACTGTCAAATTATGGCTAGAGTTAGCACTAGTTAAAGATGTGCAGTTAAATCCCAAACAGCGAAAGGCAGTTTTTCGACAATCACAAGCCATATGTCATGATAATACAATCGTGGGTGGTTAATTTGACGATTTTAACTTGTTTATCATACACGTTTCAGATTGCGCACTtcttttcgaaataaaaatctcAACGTTTTAACCATTTTAAACCAtctcccgcataatcaataaccatagaATGCCTatcaactagttcgggatatagtctcGACTGTATCCAGcattttacgcaccataatggcagTCGCTATAATGAGTGTTCGTAATatgtgaacctctctgcttacgtcagtttagGGATTTATGCTGAATTGGCAACAAAAATgctgccagatttttttttttttttgataaactacatgaagacttcaaactgacgtaagcagagttgtcaaagggGTGGGTGATTAATTACGAACtatgcattatagcgtccgccattatggctcgtaaaaagctggatagaccACCCCTATGGCATCGCGCAATGTTTCAAGGGATAACATatcaacatatgtgtaaacgagatagcatattaccgcctcttttcatacatctttatcttactgctgacagcgggcacaaattaattttagcccaggacatgagttcattgtcattcactgttactcggtatgttactgttactcggtattgcttatagcgacactattGGCAttggcccactaagcaaaatttcaaaataatcgttatttttctggtcgatgaaatcgtcatcgaatggcacatctgtttgtctgtggtatatACCCATAAAccaatgagcataaaagagaggtgaggaggaaacttactaacacttgcacgcgcccctctgcccagagttgatgccaaatagtgacgtagctatttggTTTCACCGTTGagttcgtctagttgtttacatttgaagcatttactaatactagaaaaatgcactctcctccttttatactcattgcccatagaccatctcaccgaatctctttaacctcacttttctgacagttagttGTAACTTTATTTACGTTTTAGACTTTGTGCTATGGTGGAGCAATAGTGTGCGAAGTGGAAATGCTACTAAATTTATAATTGTTTTTAGTGTACTGGTACCTCACGTACAACATTGAAAAGACATTTAGTtcacaattgaaatgatctgctataattgagaacaaaactgcatcacccgaagataaacaaagttaccagtagctgtgATTTATGATGCGTGACGCCACCGTGCTATGGTCTATAGCCAGTTATGAATTAcattggtcaacacaggtgtggccctTAAGTTTaaactaaaataaataaaagattatagctttttaaccaatcctgtgaattttggtgctcctagccaccaatattttttcagagtcttgaatgagttttctcgtaaacataacgttgaagcgacgaacccggcgaacaAATATTATTCGACACTTTGACGTAAATTGACGCATTTCTACactggctagaggcaccaaattttaagggtttttttttattttcctgtgtggactcatcactgcgaccagaaataagATATTGTggtattgcccaggtgttttctgtactccacacttcatattattggcagtatcactattgaagtaagtgatacgcttatcattcatatccgtgcctgtgtgtttgttttacctttctgttttaagcttactactctactttACCGAGCCTCTGTTTTTcccaacaatatcgcctagctacaattccctggagagaactttcctACGTtcctcacaccagttttattataatagggacttatttttgttaaaaggagagtcaacagaggtgctgtagaattcagattgaaggaagggtacttggtgggaagcctgagaataaacccacgcTTAAGTCCTTCGGCAACCTAATAAcctgattctactgagattcgaacccaagACCATCCACTTACCtcagcggactctgtaaccttgcggctacggagcttctCACATGGTTAAAAAATTATaatcacagacagacgtccaagcaagaacaacattgatcgaaaattctgtGTAAAGTTTCAAAGAGAATTCCGTTATAAATACTGTACACTAGTGCcacctggtgaccttatcgctacaatacatttttttgacgtaggactacgtctaaccgcactattccgagatacattccgcgaaaactaaaaccaagatgtaacgacggaatgaaagatttcaaacggttatactgatgtaaccacatgatggaccacaataatcgatatgtcgttggattgataaaatgatggacaattttgtgattcttcaattttcattatcacttcattgttaaacagtgaaaattgaataaaagtttcaaggtcgaatgttcaccaacaatgtaccaatcatatgcgagcacgcctagcacagaattcatgaatagacaccaactgcctgcagtgatatcctgtatagcagtggcaaaaaaaatttgacagaatctccccgtcccaataggtcaactaatgttagcttccatcagcctagactaaattgatgtcttgaaggtaaagctttttcggaaagttcgtaaccacctccactaccagacgattttacgttctgctgttaacaaatatgttaatgttaataaaactgatgtcttgaaggagaatatgatggcacaggcaacagtactgcaccgagcaatgtatgaatagagcgctggttactcgtcgtctatcagtgcagaaaaactcgatattcatttgtgtgcagtcatgccaagtgaaaactacattgccgctgttgactcGCAGTgaggcgtggaacacaatcgaattgccgtttgaatcgtcttcttcttcttcttgtttcgtatagcagcaaatatcagaattcaatatgatttttcggatgtcgcaaaataggctgcgccgccggggacaacaaaatacgttgtttatttttgaactctagaCTCTCCCTTTTTTTaggtttctttaaataactaaatataaggtatttaaaagacaatagaaaaccaaaatgctccgtacagatctttgaatatgtagttaaacgagctgtactgatgattatattttactagctaaatgaatttagtccaatatgacaatactagttgcatcacgcggtggcggtttagagaaaaaccaaattcatttcatctttatATTAGAGTTCTGATGttagtgtttgtatttttcaattgaaatttttttgaattagcatttgcaagaaaatattactttccataaccttacttgtaattgaacaacgctatgcaaacattaattgctgaggctgatgttgtgcatcactctagcccagtttattttcgaagataatggacatataactttcaaatatggtatcttcgttgttctttggtatcttgaactgatcaaaattttttctgattgatcctgtatactgataaaatgtttaaattgacctgaattgaatgttaacatgttcataaaattctatgtcaatttcaaattttctgtgaatatacattttctactaaaactgtaattcgttatcgatattttttccacgagcttgtaattacaggaaaaaaatttatgtgacatctttgccgctttgtgatcggtagTGAGCCagcttcaacaagacaaatagatatagaaggaagtttattttctactaaatcgtactcaattaaatattttatagaaggttgccttttcgcgcattaaagaaaattcgctgtatctgattgaaaggtattcatcattggtccagaaaccaaatttaggggaaaatcaagtatctaacttttttacttttgtagatagaaaaccttgttttacaattttatagctccaataattttaagtaactttgtaaaataaagtttttttcttaaacattgctatagagctctagacccaaattttctcctaaatttggtttctggaccattgtgaatgttaaagagaatattttttcttctaagagagagtgctgcaaagaaataatcaaaatacagaccccgttcgattttggcaacacctcagaattttttctgttgccaaaatcgaactatgccaataatgaacggtttttttcatgacttttttgactttttaaatggtcaaagacgaccttaacagtacaaatggccaccaatgaactaattttagttccaagtcgtttgaggtgtcgcttgatgaatttgggctgacgacctagatacttgatattaccaccggaaccaaaacaccttccttttggaagatgttgagcttaaattggttaaaacaaatcaagcaaactacaaaagtaaaacgagctcaaatcaaacatagcttctaaataaaattataaaattattgtggtcctacgtcaactatgcggtcgtgtcttggttaccacccttctactatttcgctggtgtacgaggctggcgtcactggtagcactatctggttacgaattgctactacaaaaaactttacacaagtttggaactcagcttggatgCCTGTCTGCGCTATAATCATCTCAGGGCAACTACACTAtggttgctttttacgcggcttttttacgcagattccggaatttacgcggttttttatgcggaattatttacgcggttttttcacgcggcatgTATCTACCGCGTAAAGGCAACTTTAATGTATTTTGAGCTTTGTGCAGCAATTTTTTTGATGACGTGGGACTAACGTCCATAACGAAGTTAGCCgcatgaatttgaaaatctagtaattcaaccagggaaatgtggtcaggttttgagcgcctatatatcagtcatttcttttcagaatatcgGGGTTTTGgccatcaaccgatcagaaattcttttacggttgaattgaTGTAGCAAAAACCACCAACGGTTTGAGATACcaaatcactacctctcttcccaagcccagctgacactaacggatacaaccgatctgactttgtaaacaattAATAAATAAACGCAGGCTTTTCCCTTTTATTTTCGAATAAGAGAAGGGTTAATTTATGAAATCAGAAGTATTTTTGGCAGGCATCTCAGTTTGTATTGTAGTCAAATTATACTTAttaattgaaaatcaaaatctCCCATCTCGCTTCGTTCAAAACTTATTGTCACGTATTTATACGTGTACCAATAAAAGTTGACTAGCCGTAAAATGTTATAATAATTCGTATTTAATAAAGATTATCTCAAGTATTCGTAGGTTAATCGTCTAACACGCGCTGAACTTTCTCATGATTGAGTAGGTAATTTGCGTCAACTTTCATTATCAGTGGATAAGCTTAAACCGTTTAGTCGATTCGACAAAGAAATGCATCACAATCTATCGATGTTTGCGATTTCCGTTCGTTAAAAATGATGGATTTGCATGGGTTCAGTATTTCTGATTATGATATGATGTCTGAGTACTAAACAATCTGATATTATCTGTGAGCATAGTGGCTTTGCTTTCACCACGGGTTTTACCGCTGGTTAGGAAAACCTTCACCAGTGCACGTGTCTGGCTAATGATAAAGTGGCGTTACGGAGTGGATTATTGAAATGCCACACGATAAAGTACCTACTGCAACATGTAGTTCATTAGAAGGTGGATCGTAAACTTCGCTAGATAAATGTGCTAGATGTCGATTTTGATAAGCTTCAATTTCATATCAATACAAGCGGAACGCAACAGCTGCGGGTTGAGGTTTGTAGCGTCAATTGCATTTCTTTTTGCATTCATTGCAGCTTAAGCTCAAGTCAAACTGAACTTGTGGGTTTGTCTGTTACTTTTGGTGACTATTGTTGACTGCTACTCAGCTAGTGATATGACATAGTGCTTCTATAAAAGTACTTGAACCTTTTATTCCGTAACAATAGACTCGAAACTTAAACTTGTGCACAAATTCCTCGTGATTGGAAATTACGAGCGTAAAGTGTTGCACTCTAACGACCCGCTGAATCATTTCTGGATTTATCTGTATTTATTCTTGCTTTCGTTCGAATTCACTACGTACGATAGTATCCGGAATTATTATATCTATTTTCTATCAATATAAAACGGGGTTCAACGTTTTATATTCAGCTTCATTCATCTGAAcacattttttaattattttattctttattaTTATCCCTATTCTCTCTGACATACAAACTAACAATTTTATCTTAAAGAGCTGAGATATGAgataatcattcatttttaacAGGTGCTGGATTAGATTAGGAGTCGTGATTGCGTGATAATTATATTCATCCGTTTTCCAAATTATTCTGGAGAAGCCATTTCCGAAGATGGAGATTCAGGTGGTGCCAGTGGTGAAGTGCTATTACTCATTGGCTAAGTTTTAAATTCTTCAATGCAGTTCCTAGTTCATCGACGATGTTGAGCCTAAACAAAGAATTGTTTTGTATTGAGCTGGTTGCTGTTCAGCTGATTTAGCTAgccaattttgtgattaatgtTGGCCAGCGATTGCATAAAATCGTTCTCAACTTCCGaaatagcgaacctatacattagagaaatgacaagacactcaccgttaaggcaactgtcaacatcaaaacgggcgagctgtataaatttgcattgccgttatccgttttgatgttgacagttgccttaacggtgagtgtcttgtcatttctctaatgtataggttcgctattcCGAAACGGCAGTGTAAACTAGTTGTATCAGTTGATTTTTAACTGCTGATATATTACATCCGTCACATTGCTACTTTTGCTTATGGAGGCTTAATATGTGTAAACAGAATTTCTATGTGCTTCATAACTTCCGAAATTGTATTTGGTTGTTCCAGCTGGCGCGCAAGTCGATGAATCACAGCTGTTTCTCATCAGTTTGTTTTGTCAGCTGATTTTGCTGATCGGTTAGTGTACTGAATTCCAATGATGCCGTCACCAAAGTGTAACACGACTCGCACGGTAGCGGAAATGCGATGTTCGAGAAACACTGgagaaaaataatagaaaaaccGTGTCCATGAAAGCACGGTTACACTATATAAATTCCTCCATTAACCTTCAAATCGAACTTTCAAAGGCTTAAGAATCAATGTCAAGTTCAAAATAAAGTTTCAAacaatgataattttttttcatgttcatCTGAATGCACGAACTTGACTTTCAAaactaaaattcaaaattcgggAATCAAGACTTTACTGCCATCTTCCCTCAGTTTTGTACCCTGTAAACGAAAAGACGAGTATTCGACGATTAGTCGTAACCTAAACCAGCCAATTTATATGGAAACATGAATTGTACGATTTACGATTATGGAACTATTAGGTTTTATTCCATATTAGTTATCTAACCTCCATATAATTTTATGGAGCAAAACCGATTTCAGTTCAAAcctgatacaattttgtattggCTTGAAACCTTAAACATCGCTTTAAAGATTTGTGAT encodes:
- the LOC129725948 gene encoding general transcription factor IIH subunit 2 → MAEEDETKEYRWETGYEKTWEAIKEDDDGLVEGSVAEIIQKAKRKRQAMKKGYSKLGMMRHLYIILDCSEAMTVPDLKPTRFVCTLKLLEMFIEEFFDQNPISQLGVIAMKAKRAEKISELAGSCRKHIKAVNNLSKIALTGEPSLQNGLELALKTLKMVPSHASREVLVVMGSLTTCDPTDIHITIDALKSEGIRCSVVSLSAEVRVCKFLSTETGGVYGAVLDDAHFKDQLLQHIDPPQAGSQQECSMIKMGFPHGKTESGKDPLLTMCMCHIDSADEPAKLTSGGYHCPQCYSKYCELPVECASCGLTLASAPHLARSYHHLFPVPPFQELQYQQQANICYGCQKLFNESVDKTIYRCNACEQTFCIDCDIFIHETMHSCVGCTTIPASVQALHARKPVAPPHSLSIL